In a single window of the Streptacidiphilus sp. P02-A3a genome:
- a CDS encoding MAB_1171c family putative transporter gives MSDALVYLSALMVGVLGLSRLVLVRHDGVIPAVRHGTTFALTQAAAMVVAAPESIALIGRRGPFPNAPVLIGDLLRLTAAGSLLLLADHVPAAGRTRSGWPRAVAALVRPPLGRLVLPVAVLLFLCARTGELHGAETATGDAHRLLLAGYDLTVMLYTCCCLAVLAAALRRCARELDDGLLRRGVTLLRVSVLVGTAWAAWGTDDVVDVLRGGIQQGGEDPVSAVLGLACVSVAVLGATVSLWSPVTRAVSGWLADYRRYRALGPLWQTLHRQLPQIALRTPSRWRAWLPPLYAHFALYRRIIEIHDAQLVLRTAADGATAGPAPAPGSGPGSADLRLEAETLLRGPALPAAPATRAAVPAPAPARSSGRTPGGAR, from the coding sequence GTGAGTGACGCCCTCGTCTACCTCTCCGCGCTGATGGTCGGCGTGCTCGGCCTCTCCCGGCTCGTCCTGGTCAGGCACGACGGCGTGATCCCGGCGGTACGGCACGGCACCACGTTCGCGCTGACGCAGGCGGCGGCCATGGTCGTGGCCGCACCGGAGTCGATCGCGCTGATCGGCCGCCGCGGCCCGTTCCCCAACGCGCCGGTGCTCATCGGCGACCTGCTGCGGCTCACCGCGGCCGGCTCGCTGCTGCTGCTCGCCGACCACGTCCCGGCCGCCGGACGCACCCGGAGCGGATGGCCCCGAGCCGTCGCCGCGCTGGTCCGGCCACCGCTCGGGCGACTGGTCCTCCCGGTGGCGGTGCTGCTGTTCCTGTGCGCGCGCACCGGCGAACTCCACGGCGCCGAGACCGCCACCGGCGACGCCCACCGGCTGCTGCTCGCCGGGTACGACCTCACGGTGATGCTGTACACCTGCTGCTGCCTGGCGGTGCTGGCCGCCGCACTGCGCCGGTGCGCCCGCGAACTCGATGACGGACTGCTGCGGCGGGGGGTGACGCTGCTGCGGGTCAGCGTCCTGGTGGGGACGGCCTGGGCGGCCTGGGGGACCGACGACGTGGTCGACGTGCTGCGCGGCGGCATCCAGCAGGGCGGGGAGGACCCGGTCTCCGCGGTCCTCGGCCTGGCCTGCGTCAGCGTCGCGGTCCTCGGCGCCACGGTCAGCCTCTGGAGCCCGGTGACCCGGGCCGTGAGCGGCTGGCTCGCCGACTACCGCCGGTACCGGGCGCTGGGCCCGCTGTGGCAGACGCTGCACCGCCAGCTGCCGCAGATCGCGCTGCGCACCCCGTCGCGCTGGCGCGCCTGGCTGCCGCCGCTCTACGCCCACTTCGCGCTCTACCGCCGGATCATCGAGATCCACGACGCCCAACTCGTGCTGCGCACCGCCGCCGACGGCGCCACCGCCGGGCCCGCCCCGGCGCCGGGCTCCGGCCCGGGCAGCGCCGACCTGCGGCTGGAGGCCGAGACCCTGCTGCGAGGACCGGCGCTCCCGGCCGCGCCTGCTACCCGAGCGGCGGTAC
- a CDS encoding ParH-like protein yields MRANREYRRLTARCRHAAGALPLPRPFELQRFIQLLAADRGRPITVLPIPARPNGPCGLLAATDEVDYILYAADTSPMHQQHILLHEIAHLLCEHHRRPAAEDAPGDAPFAALLPRLPQELVSRVLGRSGYSEPQEREAELLATLIQCRVDQDAALPSVRDTRHPALRSLLGVGVGVGVGVGERGSRRRE; encoded by the coding sequence GTGCGAGCGAACAGGGAGTACCGTCGGCTCACCGCCCGTTGTCGACATGCCGCCGGTGCCCTGCCCCTGCCGCGGCCCTTCGAACTCCAGCGGTTCATCCAGCTGCTGGCGGCCGACCGGGGGCGCCCGATCACGGTCCTCCCGATACCGGCGCGCCCGAACGGACCCTGCGGGCTGCTCGCGGCCACCGACGAGGTCGACTACATCCTCTACGCGGCCGACACCTCGCCCATGCACCAGCAGCACATCCTGCTGCACGAGATCGCCCACCTGCTCTGCGAACACCACCGCCGCCCGGCGGCCGAGGACGCCCCGGGCGATGCCCCGTTCGCGGCCCTGCTGCCGCGGCTGCCCCAGGAACTGGTGAGCCGGGTCCTCGGCCGGAGCGGCTACTCCGAGCCGCAGGAGCGGGAGGCGGAGCTGCTGGCCACGCTCATCCAGTGCCGGGTCGACCAGGACGCCGCGCTGCCGTCCGTCCGCGACACCCGGCACCCCGCGTTGCGCTCCCTGCTCGGAGTCGGAGTCGGAGTCGGAGTCGGAGTCGGGGAACGCGGGAGCCGAAGGCGTGAGTGA
- a CDS encoding XRE family transcriptional regulator, whose protein sequence is MQEAEPQVSSLARKIDRLFEVVRRANREPFSNEEVARACRDASGESFSTTYLWQLRTGRRDNPTKRHLEALAAFFQVPAAYFFDDGQAAEIADQLELLGALRDAGVRSVALRAVALSPEALDTVSDLIDIIGRREAQRGGTPRDSTE, encoded by the coding sequence ATGCAGGAAGCGGAGCCGCAGGTGTCGTCCCTGGCACGGAAGATCGACCGGTTGTTCGAGGTCGTCCGCCGGGCCAACCGGGAACCCTTCAGCAACGAGGAGGTCGCCCGGGCCTGCCGTGACGCCAGTGGTGAGAGCTTCTCCACGACGTACCTGTGGCAGTTGCGCACGGGACGCCGGGATAACCCCACCAAGCGTCACCTGGAGGCGCTGGCCGCCTTCTTCCAGGTGCCCGCGGCCTACTTCTTCGACGACGGCCAAGCAGCCGAGATCGCCGACCAGTTGGAGCTGCTCGGGGCCCTGCGGGACGCCGGTGTGCGGAGTGTGGCGCTGCGGGCGGTCGCGCTCTCACCGGAGGCCCTTGACACTGTCAGCGACCTGATCGACATAATCGGGCGGCGCGAGGCGCAGCGCGGTGGGACTCCGCGGGACTCCACGGAGTGA
- a CDS encoding DUF4097 family beta strand repeat-containing protein: protein MQKFQTPAAIRTVLDVAAGRIQVIAADRADTTVEVRPADPARSRDVRAAERTTVEFTDGVLRIRTAEPGNQYFGPSGALEVTVQLPAGSRVEARSATAEFRGVGRLGDVLVEGAYRQIKIDETAALQLTAVDGSVEVGRLGGPARITTARGDIRITEATHGTVVLKTQSGDVTIGAAPGTSASLDAGTGHGRIHNALMNTEGANPALAIHATTGHGDITARSL from the coding sequence ATGCAGAAGTTCCAGACCCCCGCCGCGATCCGCACCGTGCTGGACGTCGCCGCCGGGCGGATCCAGGTCATCGCCGCCGACCGGGCGGACACCACGGTCGAGGTCCGGCCCGCCGACCCGGCCAGGAGCCGCGACGTGAGGGCGGCCGAGCGGACCACGGTCGAGTTCACCGACGGTGTGCTGCGGATCCGCACCGCCGAGCCCGGGAACCAGTACTTCGGCCCCTCCGGCGCGCTGGAGGTCACCGTCCAACTGCCCGCCGGATCCCGGGTCGAGGCCAGGAGCGCCACCGCCGAGTTCCGCGGCGTCGGCCGCCTGGGCGACGTCCTGGTCGAGGGCGCCTACCGCCAGATCAAGATCGACGAGACCGCCGCGTTGCAACTGACCGCGGTCGACGGCAGCGTCGAGGTCGGCCGCCTGGGCGGCCCCGCCCGGATCACCACCGCCCGCGGCGACATCCGGATCACCGAGGCCACCCACGGCACCGTCGTACTGAAGACCCAGAGCGGCGACGTGACCATCGGCGCCGCCCCCGGCACCTCCGCCTCCCTGGACGCCGGAACCGGCCACGGCCGGATCCACAACGCCCTGATGAACACCGAGGGCGCCAACCCCGCCCTGGCCATCCACGCCACCACCGGCCACGGCGACATCACCGCCCGCAGCCTGTGA
- a CDS encoding GNAT family N-acetyltransferase, which yields MNTVAYAIRRVASEEWRELRELRLNALREAPTAFSTRYADAAAEDDSVWRRRAAHEAESPTAATFVATTEDGHWVGMTGAGPLELLPGYAHVHGVYVAAAHRGGRAGLARRLMAAGIDWARTRTDAAWLTLGVHEDNEHARGFYRRIGFSDTGKVVPYALDPAQQVHIMGYDAFRWGRS from the coding sequence ATGAACACCGTGGCCTACGCGATCCGCCGGGTCGCCTCCGAGGAGTGGCGCGAGCTGCGCGAGCTGCGGCTGAACGCGCTGCGGGAGGCGCCGACCGCCTTCAGTACCCGCTACGCCGACGCGGCGGCCGAGGACGACTCCGTGTGGCGGCGGCGCGCCGCGCACGAGGCCGAGTCGCCGACCGCCGCGACCTTCGTCGCCACCACCGAGGACGGCCACTGGGTGGGCATGACCGGCGCCGGTCCGCTGGAGCTGCTCCCCGGCTACGCGCACGTGCACGGTGTCTACGTGGCGGCGGCCCATCGCGGCGGCCGGGCCGGGCTCGCGCGACGGCTGATGGCCGCCGGGATCGACTGGGCGCGCACCAGGACCGACGCCGCCTGGCTCACCCTGGGCGTGCACGAGGACAACGAGCACGCCCGGGGCTTCTACCGGCGGATCGGCTTCAGCGACACCGGCAAGGTCGTCCCCTACGCCCTGGACCCGGCGCAGCAGGTGCACATCATGGGGTACGACGCGTTCCGCTGGGGCCGGTCCTAG
- a CDS encoding ATP-binding cassette domain-containing protein — protein sequence MASVPVIEVERLQKRYGDRTVVADVSFSVDEGEIFGILGPNGAGKTTTVECVSGLREADGGRIRVLGLDPVKDRAGVVADLGVQLQHSELPPNLRVGEALRLFSSFYERPADWRELLEVLGLGPQVGTRFGKLSGGQQQRLSIALALIGNPRVAILDELTTGLDPAARRDTWELIESVRDRGVTILLVTHFMAEAERLCDRVAVIDSGRVSALGTPGELTARLDVRQRIRFTPSAPVDDGLLSDLPEVESVSRRGEEVLVIGGGDALGAVVAHLARQGVIAHRLRVEQPSLDDAFLAITEHQES from the coding sequence ATGGCGTCGGTGCCGGTCATCGAAGTGGAGCGGCTGCAGAAGCGGTACGGGGACCGGACGGTCGTGGCCGACGTGTCGTTCTCCGTCGACGAGGGCGAGATCTTCGGCATCCTGGGACCCAACGGGGCCGGCAAGACCACCACCGTCGAGTGCGTCAGCGGGCTGCGCGAGGCCGACGGCGGTCGGATCCGGGTGCTCGGGCTCGACCCGGTCAAGGACCGCGCCGGGGTCGTCGCCGACCTCGGCGTGCAGCTCCAGCACAGCGAACTGCCGCCCAACCTGCGGGTGGGCGAGGCGCTGCGGCTGTTCAGCTCCTTCTACGAGCGCCCCGCCGACTGGCGCGAACTGCTGGAGGTGCTGGGCCTCGGGCCGCAGGTCGGGACCCGCTTCGGCAAGCTGTCCGGCGGGCAGCAGCAGCGGCTCTCGATCGCCCTGGCGCTGATCGGCAACCCCCGGGTGGCGATCCTCGACGAGCTCACCACCGGCCTCGACCCGGCCGCGCGGCGCGACACCTGGGAGCTGATCGAGTCGGTGCGCGACCGCGGCGTGACGATCCTGCTGGTCACCCACTTCATGGCGGAGGCCGAGCGGCTCTGCGACCGGGTGGCGGTGATCGACAGCGGACGCGTGAGCGCGCTGGGCACCCCCGGCGAACTGACCGCGCGGCTGGACGTCCGGCAGCGGATCCGGTTCACGCCCTCCGCCCCCGTCGACGACGGGCTGCTCAGCGACCTGCCCGAGGTCGAGTCGGTGAGTCGGCGCGGTGAGGAGGTGCTGGTCATCGGGGGCGGTGACGCCCTGGGCGCCGTCGTCGCCCACCTCGCCCGGCAGGGCGTGATCGCGCACCGGCTGCGGGTCGAACAGCCCAGCCTGGACGACGCGTTCCTCGCCATCACCGAACACCAGGAAAGCTGA
- a CDS encoding ABC transporter permease, whose amino-acid sequence MTTAVLPAPARRGSPFWLLARTEGLLFLRSAGSVLWTALLPVVAVVVLGIVPGTRHPSRSFGGQSPLEVYIPILMMYVFLMAAVNMLPAVLTGYRERGVLRRLSTTPVPPGRLLGAQALIYLGLGVVVDAVILVIGTAFGARAPHQFAGFVLSLLLVAAATMGIGMLITAVAPNEKIANAIGLATFFPLMFFAGLWIPRASMDSVLRTISDYSPLGAGVRALQACTDGHWPPAAALLVLAGYAIVCGAAAARLFRWE is encoded by the coding sequence ATGACCACCGCCGTACTTCCCGCGCCCGCCCGCCGCGGCAGCCCGTTCTGGCTGCTGGCGCGGACCGAGGGCCTGCTCTTCCTCCGCTCGGCCGGATCGGTGCTGTGGACCGCGCTGCTGCCGGTCGTCGCCGTGGTCGTGCTCGGCATCGTGCCCGGCACCCGGCACCCCAGCCGCTCCTTCGGCGGCCAGAGTCCGCTGGAGGTCTACATCCCGATCCTGATGATGTACGTCTTCCTGATGGCGGCGGTGAACATGCTCCCCGCCGTGCTCACCGGCTACCGGGAGCGCGGCGTGCTGCGACGGCTGTCCACCACCCCGGTGCCGCCCGGTCGCCTGCTCGGCGCGCAGGCACTGATCTACCTGGGGCTCGGCGTCGTCGTCGACGCCGTCATCCTGGTGATCGGGACCGCCTTCGGCGCGCGGGCACCGCACCAGTTCGCCGGGTTCGTGCTCTCGCTGCTGCTGGTCGCCGCCGCCACCATGGGCATCGGCATGCTGATCACCGCCGTCGCGCCGAACGAGAAGATCGCCAACGCGATCGGCCTGGCCACCTTCTTCCCGCTGATGTTCTTCGCCGGGCTGTGGATCCCCAGGGCCAGCATGGACTCGGTACTGCGCACCATCAGCGACTACAGTCCGCTGGGGGCCGGGGTGCGGGCGCTCCAGGCGTGCACCGACGGGCACTGGCCGCCGGCCGCCGCGCTGCTGGTCCTGGCAGGATATGCGATCGTCTGTGGTGCGGCGGCGGCGCGGCTGTTCCGCTGGGAGTAG
- a CDS encoding sensor histidine kinase, protein MEAAVGQHGVNADAAPDSWQSRSDRMARLLLLPILAVATLLAVLAGPGSAHPWSAAVGGRTGTTVIVLAAAWSLGLSRYPVTGVRTAVRTLVFGVHAALAGVLVWANPWYGVFAISGYFFADELPPGRRRAGFALIAVVLAGSQTGGYPDAWNTHTLVFLLMAGFNLTMVLLMVGLTNRVMTQNTERGRMVEQLGEANRRLQASMAENAGLHAQLMVQAKEAGIVEERQRLAGEIHDTLAQGLTGIVAQLEAARQARHDEAEWSRHLDLAAGLARSNLTEARRSVRALRPEQLEQATLPEAIGALARGWSEHSAVPAEVETTGLPVPAGPDLEAALFRVAQEALSNIGKHARASKVHLTLTYLDDTLLLDVADDGVGFTPAAGAGTGGNGGGFGLAGMRRRLARFSGTLNLESAPGDGTIVNAAVPLRAAPAASPSPSPFPVRTPVRTEPTGATR, encoded by the coding sequence ATGGAAGCCGCCGTGGGGCAGCACGGAGTGAACGCGGACGCCGCGCCCGATTCGTGGCAGTCCCGATCCGACCGGATGGCACGACTGCTGCTGCTGCCGATCCTGGCCGTGGCCACGCTGCTGGCCGTGCTCGCGGGACCGGGCAGTGCGCACCCCTGGTCCGCCGCGGTCGGCGGCCGGACGGGGACGACCGTGATCGTGCTGGCCGCCGCCTGGTCGCTGGGGCTGAGCCGCTACCCGGTCACCGGCGTGCGGACGGCCGTCCGCACCCTGGTCTTCGGCGTGCACGCGGCGCTGGCCGGGGTACTCGTCTGGGCGAACCCCTGGTACGGGGTGTTCGCGATCAGCGGCTACTTCTTCGCCGACGAACTGCCGCCCGGTCGCCGCCGGGCCGGATTCGCCCTGATCGCCGTGGTCCTGGCGGGCTCGCAGACCGGCGGCTACCCGGACGCCTGGAACACGCACACCCTGGTCTTCCTGCTGATGGCGGGCTTCAACCTGACCATGGTGCTGCTGATGGTGGGCCTCACCAACCGGGTGATGACCCAGAACACCGAGCGGGGCCGGATGGTCGAACAACTGGGCGAGGCCAACCGCCGGTTGCAGGCCTCGATGGCCGAGAACGCCGGACTGCACGCCCAACTCATGGTCCAGGCGAAGGAGGCGGGCATCGTGGAGGAGCGCCAGCGGCTGGCGGGCGAGATCCACGACACCCTCGCCCAGGGGCTGACCGGCATCGTCGCGCAGCTGGAAGCGGCCCGGCAGGCGCGCCACGACGAGGCGGAGTGGAGCCGCCACCTCGACCTCGCCGCCGGCCTGGCCCGGTCCAACCTCACCGAGGCCCGCCGCTCGGTGCGGGCCCTGCGGCCGGAGCAGTTGGAGCAGGCGACGCTGCCGGAGGCCATCGGCGCGCTCGCCCGCGGCTGGTCCGAGCACTCGGCGGTACCGGCCGAGGTGGAGACCACCGGGCTGCCCGTCCCGGCCGGTCCCGACCTGGAGGCGGCGCTGTTCCGGGTGGCCCAGGAGGCGCTGTCGAACATCGGCAAGCACGCCCGGGCGTCGAAGGTGCACCTGACCCTCACCTATCTCGACGACACGCTGCTGCTCGACGTCGCCGACGACGGCGTCGGCTTCACCCCCGCCGCCGGTGCCGGTACCGGCGGCAACGGCGGCGGCTTCGGCCTCGCCGGGATGCGCCGCCGACTCGCGCGGTTCTCCGGGACGCTGAACCTGGAGTCCGCCCCCGGCGACGGCACCATCGTCAACGCCGCGGTGCCGCTCCGGGCAGCCCCGGCGGCCTCCCCCTCCCCCTCCCCCTTTCCCGTGCGGACCCCGGTGCGCACCGAGCCGACCGGAGCGACCCGATGA
- a CDS encoding response regulator transcription factor, producing MSPIRLLIVDDHPVMRDGLRGVFAGDAGFEVVGEAGDGAEAVRQAQRTDIRVDVVLMDLRMPGTGGVEAILRLRELNHPARILVLTTFDADRDVLPAIEAGATGYLLKDAPREELIRAVRAAHAGQPVLSPSVAGTLMGRLGVREPGTLSPRELDVLRLVAAGATNQAVARELHVSEATIKTHLTHLYTKLGVRDRAAAVAAAYERGLLGRN from the coding sequence ATGAGCCCGATCCGACTGCTGATCGTGGACGACCACCCGGTCATGCGCGACGGCCTGCGCGGGGTCTTCGCCGGTGACGCCGGATTCGAGGTCGTCGGCGAGGCGGGGGACGGCGCGGAGGCGGTCCGGCAGGCCCAGCGCACCGACATCCGCGTCGACGTGGTCCTGATGGACCTGCGGATGCCCGGCACCGGCGGGGTGGAGGCCATCCTGCGGCTGCGCGAACTGAACCATCCGGCCAGGATCCTGGTGCTGACCACCTTCGACGCCGACCGCGACGTGCTGCCCGCCATCGAGGCCGGGGCCACCGGCTACCTGCTCAAGGACGCCCCGCGGGAGGAGCTGATCCGGGCGGTACGGGCGGCCCACGCCGGGCAGCCGGTGCTCTCCCCCTCCGTCGCCGGAACCCTGATGGGACGCCTCGGGGTGCGCGAACCGGGCACCCTGAGCCCCCGCGAACTGGACGTGCTCCGGCTGGTCGCCGCCGGCGCCACCAACCAGGCCGTCGCCCGCGAACTGCACGTCAGCGAGGCCACCATCAAGACCCACCTGACGCACCTCTACACCAAGCTCGGAGTCCGCGACCGCGCGGCGGCCGTGGCCGCGGCCTACGAGCGCGGACTCCTCGGGCGGAACTGA
- a CDS encoding sugar porter family MFS transporter produces MTSTANSVSASSPQASSSGDGLAHVIFITAAAAMGGFLFGYDSSVINGATGAIQSKYGIGSAELAQVVAIALIGCAIGAATAGRIADRIGRIRVMQIAAVLFTISAVGSALSFAVWDLALWRVLGGFGIGMASVIGPAYIAEVAPPAYRGRLASFQQAAIVIGIALSQLVNWGILNAAGGKDRGHLLGLEAWQVMLGVMVIPAMIYGLLSFVIPESPRFLISAGRIERAKAVIAEVEPSVPDLDARVAEIQAGMHSEQKSTFKDLFGGRVGFKPIVWVGIGLAVFQQLVGINVAFYYSNTLWQSVGIDPSSSFLYSFTTSIVNIIGTVVAMIMVDRIGRRALILIGSCGMTVALGFEAWAFAAKTGTTLPHAQGMVALIAAHVFVFFFAMSWGVVVWVMLGEMFPNRLRAAALGVGAAANWIANWAITASFPSLAAWNLTTTYAIYTVFAALSIPFVLKCVKETKGTRLEDNVG; encoded by the coding sequence GTGACCAGCACAGCCAACTCCGTGTCCGCATCGTCGCCCCAAGCATCGAGCTCGGGCGACGGCCTCGCACACGTCATCTTCATCACCGCCGCCGCGGCCATGGGCGGCTTCCTCTTCGGCTACGACAGCTCCGTGATCAACGGAGCCACCGGCGCGATCCAGAGCAAGTACGGCATCGGATCGGCCGAACTCGCCCAGGTCGTGGCGATCGCGCTGATCGGCTGCGCCATCGGCGCGGCCACCGCGGGCCGGATAGCCGACCGGATCGGCCGGATCCGGGTCATGCAGATCGCCGCCGTCCTGTTCACCATCAGCGCCGTCGGCTCGGCACTCTCCTTCGCCGTGTGGGACCTCGCCCTGTGGCGGGTCCTCGGCGGCTTCGGCATCGGCATGGCCTCGGTCATCGGCCCGGCCTACATCGCCGAGGTCGCGCCGCCCGCCTACCGCGGCCGGCTCGCCTCCTTCCAGCAGGCCGCGATCGTCATCGGCATCGCCCTCTCCCAACTCGTCAACTGGGGCATCCTCAACGCCGCGGGCGGCAAGGACCGGGGCCACCTGCTCGGGCTGGAGGCCTGGCAGGTCATGCTCGGCGTGATGGTGATCCCGGCGATGATCTACGGGCTGCTCTCCTTCGTCATCCCCGAGTCCCCGCGGTTCCTGATCTCGGCCGGACGGATCGAGCGGGCCAAGGCCGTCATCGCCGAGGTCGAGCCCTCCGTGCCCGACCTGGACGCCAGGGTCGCCGAGATCCAGGCGGGCATGCACTCGGAGCAGAAGTCCACGTTCAAGGACCTGTTCGGCGGGCGCGTCGGTTTCAAGCCCATCGTCTGGGTCGGCATCGGCCTGGCCGTCTTCCAGCAGCTGGTCGGCATCAACGTCGCCTTCTACTACTCCAACACGCTGTGGCAGTCGGTCGGCATCGACCCGAGCTCGTCCTTCCTGTACTCGTTCACCACCTCCATCGTGAACATCATCGGCACCGTGGTCGCGATGATCATGGTGGACCGCATCGGACGCCGGGCGCTGATCCTGATCGGCTCCTGCGGCATGACCGTGGCCCTGGGCTTCGAGGCCTGGGCCTTCGCCGCCAAGACCGGCACCACGCTGCCGCACGCGCAGGGCATGGTGGCGCTGATCGCCGCCCACGTCTTCGTGTTCTTCTTCGCCATGTCCTGGGGCGTCGTGGTCTGGGTCATGCTCGGCGAGATGTTCCCGAACCGGCTGCGCGCCGCGGCCCTGGGCGTCGGCGCCGCCGCCAACTGGATCGCCAACTGGGCCATCACCGCGAGCTTCCCCAGCCTCGCCGCCTGGAACCTCACCACGACCTACGCCATCTACACGGTCTTCGCGGCGCTCTCGATCCCCTTCGTGCTCAAGTGCGTGAAGGAGACCAAGGGCACCCGCCTGGAGGACAACGTCGGCTGA